The genomic stretch CACCATCGGCCCGCGCAACCTCGTGCGTTCCTTCGCGACCGATGTGGACGACCCGACCGAGCAGCCGCGTTGGGGCCGCATCGGCAAGCAGCGCATCATTGATGAGGGGCCGCTGCCGCCGCATCCGACGGCAGGCATCACCCACAACATGGAAACCTTCGACGAGGTCGTCCGTGACAATGTGAAGGCCTTCATCGACCGCTCGGTGGCAGCGAACAAGCCGTTCTTCTGCTGGATGAACCCGACGCGCATGCACGTCCAGACCCATCTCTCGCCCGAATATCAGGCGCGACGCACGCCGGAAAATGGCTGGTCGCTGCAAGAGGCCGGCATGGCGCAGATGGATGACTGCATCGGCAATGTGATGGACCACCTCAAGGCGCGTGGCCTGGACCAGAACACCATCGTCGTCTTCACCACCGACAATGGCGCCGAGAGCTTCACCTGGCCCGATGGCGGCACCTCGCCCTTCGCTGGCGCCAAGGGCACGGCGCTGGAAGGCGGCATGCGCGTGCCGATGATCGCGAAGTGGCCGGGCAAGATCGCACCGGGCACCGTGCAGAACGGCCTGATGTCGGGGCTTGATTGGTTCCCGACGCTGGTCGCCGCCGCGGGCAACACGACCATCAAGGAGCAGCTTCTCACCGGGGTGAACCTGGGCGGCCAGAGCTATCGCGTCTTCCTCGACGGCTACAACCAGCTTCCCATGCTGACTGGCACGGGGCCGTCCAACCGCAACGAGATCTTCTACTTCACCGAAGGCACACTCAGCGCGATCCGCATCGGCGACTTCAAATACCGCTTCACCGATCAGCCGCAGGGCTGGCTCGGCGGCACGGTGCATGTGGACTGGCCGATCATCGTCAATCTCCGGCTCGACCCGTTCGAGCGGATGGGGCTGCCCAGTGGGGCTCAGGGCTCGATCGCCTTCTACAACTGGTTCCTCAATGAGTTCTGGCGCTTCACCTTCGTCCAGCAGGAAGTGGCGCGCTACGCGGAGAGCTTCGTGCAATTCCCGCCGATGCAGCGGGGCGCTTCCTTCAACATGGAGGCGGTGAAGGCGCAGATCGAAGGCGCCATCGCGGCTGCGCGCAACCGGCGCAACTAAGCGCCAGCGTCATGACAAGCACCGGCGCACCCGTCGCCGGTGGACATGCCGCCCGGGCCCAGCCCGGGCGGATCTTACCTTCAGCCATACGCGGCATCACAGGCCAAGTAGCCTTCTCCAGGGACATGCCATGACCCGGCCCTCCACAACCCGCGCGGACACCCCCGGCGCCGGCCTGGTTGCCATCACCTTCGGCTGCGGCGCGGCCCAGTTGCAGACCGTGCCCAGCGATGATTCGGGCTGGCGCTTCTCAGTGACACCCTATGGCTGGCGCCCGAGCGTCAGTGGCCAATTGCTCTATGGCCGACCGGGCAATGGCGGCGCCAAGGTCAAGCTCGATGCGGGCAATGTCGTGGATGCGCTGAATTTCGCGGGGATGATCGCCGGTGAGGCGCGTTCTGGCCGCTGGTCCATCGCGACGGACTACATCTACATAAACGTCGGCAATCAAACGAGCCAGGTCCGTCATGTGGATTTCGGGCCAGCCGGGCGCGTCGGCGCTGGCTTGAACACCGGCACGCAAAGCGCGATGACCACCAATCTCTGGACCCTCGCTAGCGGATACACGCTGCTGCAAGGCAACTGGGGGCATATTGACGCTCAGGCTGGCATTCGCCTGCTCACCCTCAGCAGCCGCACCAATGTGCAACTGGCTGCGGATGTCGTGGGCCCCCAGGGCACCGGGCGGAGCTTCTCGCGGACCGGCCGCATCGGCCAGAACGCCGATCTGCTGGACGGCATCGCGGGCCTGCGCGGCCGCGTGGTGCTGGGCGGTGGCTTCAATATTCCCTTTGCCGTGGATGTCGGCGCCGGCGCCTCGAACTCGACCTGGCAGGCGATTGGGGGGCATCGCCTATCAGACCGGCTGGGCCGGCGTGACACTCGGTTATCGCCACCTCGCCTATACCCAGAATGGCGGCGAACTGATCAAGAGCCTCAATCTCAGCGGGCCCTTCATCGCGATGAACATGACCTTCTGAGCCAGCGTGCCGAACCCGCGGCTCACGAAGCAAGTCGTGGGCGCCAGTTCGTCCCGCGGCAGCGCAACCCATCGAAACGCCTTGGAGAATTCACATGAAGATCAATAGCCTTCGCTCGCTCGCACCCGCGATGCTGTCCATCCTGCTGCTGACGGGCTGCGTGTCCGAACAGCGCTACGATGCGCTGCAGGGTGCATATACCCAGCTCCAGGCGCGCTACACCGCGGATGAGGCGACGATCCAGATGCTCAATGGGCGCCTGAAGATCACCATGACCGACCGCATCCTGTTCTCCTCCGGCGGCTACCGCATCAATGAGCGTGCTCGCGAGGCACTGGGGAAAATGGTGCCGACGCTGCAGGGGCTGCAGAACACGCGGGTGATCGTCGAAGGCTACACCGATACGACGCCGGTCGGGCCCGAACTGCGCCGCGAGGGCATCAGCACCAACCTCGATCTGTCCTCGCGCCGTGCCGATACGGTGGCGGACAGCTTGATCGCTCAGGGCACGCCGCGGAACATCATCTCAGCCGATGGTCGCGGCGAGGCCAACCCGATCGCGCCGAACACCACGGCCGAGGGGCGGGCGCAGAACCGGCGGATCGAGATCACGCTGGTCGGGCCAGGGAACTGATCGCGTCTTGATGCTCCAATGACCACGGGCCCTCCGCCAGCCATTGGGCTGGCGGAGGGCTTGGATTGCCCAGCTGCGCCTTGCGTTGTGCCAGACGCGAGCCACTCCCCGTCGCCACGCTGAAGTCCAGGAGAGAACGCCATGAAGCTTCCCGCCGCGGTTATCCTAGCCCTCACCGTCACATCCACCGCCATGGGCCAGACGCCACCCGTGGCGCCGTCCGCGCCGCTGACCGAACAAACCATGGAGCGTGGCCTGGTCAATCTGGGGCTCATGGCGGGCCACGCCGTCCAATGCCTGCCCGAGACCGAGCGGCCGGCGGCACAGCAGGCCCTGCTGGCCTTCAACAGCATCCTCGTCGGGCAGATGGGCGCAAATGCCGCCTTCCGCTGGGCGACATCCTTTGGTGCTGGTTCCTCGCACGAGGTGGACCCGCAATTCTGTGGCCGCAGCATCGCTGACTGGCGGCGGCACGTGCTTGAGCACCGGCTCGACCGATGAGGGAGGGAGGAATGCAGATGACGTTGCGCACGATCGGGATGGTCGCTTTGGGTGTGGGCATTGTCGCTTTTTCAGCCAGTGCCGGCCCGACGAGTGGCCCGCGCTTCCCTGGCCCGGCGCCGGTCCCCGGCCTGGAGCTGGTCTTTTGGCGCGCCGGCGGCGTCACCGCGGGCGGGACAGCCTGGCATGCTGGCGGTGCTGGCGGGGCACGCTGGGGTGGCGCCTATCACTATGGTGGCGGCTATCACGGCTATGTCGGGGGCTATGCGGCACGGCCCTATCCCGGAGCCATGTGGCGATCGCCCGTGGCGGTGGCGCCCTTCTATCACCCGGCTGCGGGAGCCTTCGTGGCAGGAGCCATGGTGGGTGCGGCAGCCAGTGCCGGCACCGCCGCGAACAGCGGCGCAAACTATGGGCAGCCGACCACCGTGATCAACAACTACTACTGAAGCGCCGAGCGTCGTCGCCGCTCATTCGGCGGGGGCCGCGTGGCGTGATGCCGTATTGCGAGTCATGGTTTAGGCGAGCGTCACGGTGTTGTTCTCTGGTGTCAGAACGGCAGAACGCCCGTAACTCGTTGGAGTTACGGGCGTTCTGGTGGAATTATGGGATCGTTGGATGCGGGGACAGGATTTGAACCTGTGACCTTCAGGTTATGAGCCTGACGAGCTACCGGGCTGCTCCACCCCGCGTGAAGTGGGACTAAAAAAAGGTTTTCGGTTTGGTGGCCTGGCGCTGACCGACTCTCCCGCCGCTTGAGCGGCAGTACCATGGGCGCAGGAGTGTTTCACGGCCGAGTTCGGGATGGGATCGGGTGTTTCAACTCCGCGATAGGCACCAGGCCACCGAACCGAAAACCTGTGGTTCAGGTGGTGATGGATTGGTTGGTTTTGAGTGGATGAGTGAAGTGGGGTTTGGTGCTGCGTGCGGTGTCCAGGACGAACCTTGGACTGCAAAGGTAGAGTATTGAGCCTATCGGGCGATTAGGATCGCTTAGCTGCACGCATTACTGCGCTTCCACAGACGACCTATCAACGTGATGGTCTATCACGGCCCTCGGGGAGACCTGGTTTTGAGGTGGGTTTCCCGCTTAGATGCTTTCAGCGGTTATCCCGTCCACACTTAGCTACCCAGCGGTGCCACTGGCGTGACAACTGGTGCACCAGAGGTATGTCCATCCCGGTCCTCTCGTACTAGGGACAGATCCTCTCAAGTCTCCAACACCCACAGCAGATAGGGACCGAACTGTCTCACGACGTTCTAAACCCAGCTCACGTACCGCTTTAATCGGCGAACAGCCGAACCCTTGGGACCTGCTCCAGCCCCGGGATGCGATGAGCCGACATCGAGGTGCCAAACCTCCCCGTCGATGTGGACTCTTGGGGGAGATCAGCCTGTTATCCCTAGAGTACCTTTTATCCGTTGAGCGATGGCCCGTCCACGAGGGACCACCGGATCACTAAGGCCGACTTTCGTCTCTGTTCGCGCTGTCACGCTCACAGTCAGGCGGGCTTATGCCTTTGCACTCAACAGCCGATGTCCGACCGGCTTGAGCCCACCATCGCGCGCCTCCGTTACAATTTGGGAGGCGACCGCCCCAGTCAAACTGCCCACCACGCAGGGTCCCGGCCCGGGATAACCAGGCTCGGTTAGACGCCAAAAAGGCACAGGGTGGTATTTCAAGGTTGGCTCCACACAAGCTAGCGCCCATGCTTCATAGCCTCCCACCTATCCTACACAGTCCCTTCCTGGCGCCACTGCGAAGTTGCAGTAAAGGTTCATAGGGTCTTTCCGTCTAACTGCGGGTACCCCGCATCTTCACGGGGAATTCAATTTCGCTGAGCCCATGCCGGAGACAGTGGGGAGGTCGTTACGCCATTCGTGCAGGTCGGAACTTACCCGACAAGGAATTTCGCTACCTTAGGACCGTTATAGTTACGGCCGCCGTTTACCGGGGCTTCAGTTCGATGCTTGCACATCTCCCTTTAACCTTCCGGCACCGGGCAGGCGTCAGACCCTATACGTCATCTCTCGATTTCGCAGAGCCCTGTGTTTTTACTAAACAGTCGCCACCCCCTGCTTTGTGCCACCCACATCTGCTTGCGCAAACATGGGTCTCGCTTATCCCGAAGTTACGCGAGCAATTTGCCTAGTTCCTTCGACATGGTTCTCTCAAGCGCCTTGGTATACTCTACCAGTCCACCTGTGTCGGTTTAGGGTACGGTTCAATGTCAGAGCTATTTCCCGGACCAATCCAGCAGCCACCCCAATCCAATAAGGGATAACTGAAGTTCATGGCCGTCACTTCTGACGAGCTCAGGAATATTCACCTGATTCCCATCGGCTACGGCTGTCGCCCTCGCCTTAGGGGCCGGCTCACCCTGCGCGGATTAGCCTTGCGCAGGAACCCTTGGACTTACGGCGAGAGGGTTTCTCACCCTCTTTGTCGCTACTCATGTCCGCATTCGCACTTCCCATACCTCCAGCAAACCTCACGGTTCACCTTCACAGGCCTAGGGAACGCTCCGCTACCACTCATCTTTCGATGAATCCACAGCTTCGGTAAGTGGCTTGAGCCCCGTTACATTTTCGCCGCAAGACAGCTATTAGACCAGTGAGCTATTACGCTTTCTTTAAAGGATGGCTGCTTCTAAGCCAACCTCCTGGTTGTTTTGGCCGTCTCACATGCTTTCCCACTTAGCCACTATTTGGGGACCTTAGCTGGTGGTCTGGGCTGTTTCCCTCTCGACTATGGACCTTAGC from Sediminicoccus sp. KRV36 encodes the following:
- a CDS encoding arylsulfatase, coding for MGGTQLAQAQTRPGAAPAPAVVVAPAAAGAAGTKPNILVIMGDDVGMWNIGAYHRGLMAGRTPNLDKLAAEGVIFTDYYAEPSCTAGRANFITGMLPIRSGLTTVGQAGSSTGMPAAAPTIATALRAQGYATGQFGKNHLGDLNPFLPTMHGFDEFFGYLYHLDAMQDPFFPGYPPALRATIGPRNLVRSFATDVDDPTEQPRWGRIGKQRIIDEGPLPPHPTAGITHNMETFDEVVRDNVKAFIDRSVAANKPFFCWMNPTRMHVQTHLSPEYQARRTPENGWSLQEAGMAQMDDCIGNVMDHLKARGLDQNTIVVFTTDNGAESFTWPDGGTSPFAGAKGTALEGGMRVPMIAKWPGKIAPGTVQNGLMSGLDWFPTLVAAAGNTTIKEQLLTGVNLGGQSYRVFLDGYNQLPMLTGTGPSNRNEIFYFTEGTLSAIRIGDFKYRFTDQPQGWLGGTVHVDWPIIVNLRLDPFERMGLPSGAQGSIAFYNWFLNEFWRFTFVQQEVARYAESFVQFPPMQRGASFNMEAVKAQIEGAIAAARNRRN
- a CDS encoding OmpA family protein → MKINSLRSLAPAMLSILLLTGCVSEQRYDALQGAYTQLQARYTADEATIQMLNGRLKITMTDRILFSSGGYRINERAREALGKMVPTLQGLQNTRVIVEGYTDTTPVGPELRREGISTNLDLSSRRADTVADSLIAQGTPRNIISADGRGEANPIAPNTTAEGRAQNRRIEITLVGPGN